The Pseudanabaena galeata CCNP1313 genome includes a region encoding these proteins:
- a CDS encoding UDP-sulfoquinovose synthase — protein sequence MKVLVIGGDGYCGWATALHLANKGYEVGVLDSLVRRHWDNELGVATLTPIASIQERIYKWQAVSGQKIDLFVGDITNYAFLQSTFRSFEPDALVHFGEQRSAPFSMIDREHAVLTQVNNVVGTLNLLYAIKEHNPDCHLVKLGTMGEYGTPNIDIEEGYITIEHNGRKDTLPYPKQPGSFYHLSKVHDSHNIHFACKTWGLRATDLNQGVVYGVLTEETGTDELLINRLDYDGVFGTALNRFCIQAAIGHPLTVYGKGGQTRSFLDIRDTVRCIELAISTPAEAGKMRVFNQFTELFSIRDLALMVQKAGQTLGIKVEVQNIDNPRVELEEHYFNAKNTNLLDLGLQPHFLSDALIDSLLNFAIKYRDRIDQKQILPKVKWRA from the coding sequence ATGAAAGTACTGGTAATTGGTGGCGACGGTTATTGCGGATGGGCGACAGCTTTACATCTTGCCAATAAAGGATATGAAGTTGGAGTATTAGATAGCCTAGTTCGCCGACATTGGGACAATGAGTTAGGTGTTGCAACGCTCACACCGATCGCCTCTATTCAAGAGCGGATATATAAATGGCAAGCTGTTTCAGGGCAGAAAATTGATTTATTTGTAGGCGACATCACTAACTACGCATTTTTACAGAGTACATTTCGTAGTTTTGAACCTGACGCGCTAGTGCATTTTGGCGAACAGCGTTCAGCCCCATTTTCCATGATCGATCGCGAACATGCAGTCCTAACCCAAGTCAATAACGTTGTTGGTACGCTCAATTTACTGTATGCCATCAAAGAACATAACCCTGACTGCCACCTAGTCAAACTTGGCACAATGGGCGAGTATGGCACTCCCAATATTGATATTGAAGAAGGCTACATCACGATCGAGCATAACGGTCGCAAAGACACCCTGCCTTATCCCAAGCAACCCGGCAGTTTCTACCATCTCAGCAAGGTTCACGATAGCCATAATATCCACTTTGCCTGTAAGACATGGGGTTTAAGAGCAACTGATCTGAACCAAGGCGTAGTCTATGGTGTACTTACGGAAGAAACTGGCACTGATGAGTTACTGATTAATCGTCTTGATTATGACGGTGTATTTGGTACAGCCCTCAACCGTTTTTGTATCCAAGCAGCGATCGGACATCCTTTGACGGTCTATGGTAAGGGTGGACAAACTCGCAGTTTTCTGGATATTCGCGATACAGTACGCTGTATTGAACTAGCGATCTCAACACCAGCGGAAGCTGGCAAAATGCGCGTATTTAACCAATTTACTGAGCTTTTCTCAATTCGCGATCTTGCCTTGATGGTGCAGAAAGCTGGGCAAACTCTGGGAATCAAAGTCGAAGTGCAAAATATCGACAATCCTCGTGTCGAGCTAGAAGAGCATTATTTCAACGCCAAAAACACCAATCTGCTCGATCTTGGCTTGCAACCTCACTTCCTATCTGATGCGCTAATCGACTCACTGCTCAACTTTGCGATCAAATATCGCGATCGCATTGACCAAAAGCAAATTTTGCCAAAAGTAAAATGGCGGGCTTAA
- a CDS encoding response regulator: MTSSTKTLRVLVVDDHELTRCTLQLALSLQSCIDVVEVATNGKEAIAKVQNHEPDVVVMDLHMPVMDGWTASNAIKTKYPHIKIVAYSAADGGKAQALSNGANIDAFCDKGACTRSLLEAIKSVG; encoded by the coding sequence ATGACATCTTCTACAAAAACTTTGCGCGTTTTGGTGGTGGATGACCACGAACTAACCAGATGTACTTTACAGCTAGCACTTTCCCTCCAATCCTGTATTGACGTTGTTGAAGTAGCAACAAATGGCAAAGAAGCGATCGCTAAAGTACAAAACCATGAACCTGATGTTGTGGTCATGGATTTACACATGCCTGTAATGGATGGTTGGACAGCTTCAAACGCTATTAAAACTAAATATCCCCATATTAAAATTGTCGCTTACTCCGCCGCCGATGGTGGTAAAGCTCAAGCTCTTTCTAATGGCGCAAATATTGATGCTTTTTGTGACAAAGGGGCTTGTACTCGTAGTTTGCTAGAAGCAATCAAAAGTGTTGGTTAA
- a CDS encoding rhomboid family intramembrane serine protease produces MKLNLQAIGGELKTQVKILAASVATFWIIFILNEVIFGGRLNALGILPHRFIGLRGILFAPFLHGNFYHIAANTVPFVILGWMVMLRNTKDFYFVSFMSALVGGLGTWLIGRPNSVHIGASGVIFGYFGYLLFRGYFEKSFVAIAISIAIAIGYGGMIWGVLPTRSYISWEGHLFGFIGGILAAKLLSASKPAQ; encoded by the coding sequence ATGAAGCTAAATCTGCAAGCTATTGGTGGTGAGCTAAAAACTCAAGTTAAAATCTTGGCGGCTTCGGTAGCGACTTTTTGGATTATTTTTATCTTAAATGAAGTAATTTTTGGGGGCAGACTTAATGCTCTGGGAATTCTACCGCATAGATTTATCGGGTTGCGCGGGATCTTATTCGCACCATTTCTGCATGGAAATTTTTATCATATTGCAGCAAATACTGTCCCGTTTGTGATTTTGGGCTGGATGGTGATGTTGAGAAACACTAAGGACTTTTATTTTGTATCTTTTATGTCGGCATTGGTGGGAGGTCTAGGGACTTGGTTAATTGGTAGACCTAATTCTGTGCATATTGGGGCGAGTGGTGTAATTTTTGGCTATTTTGGCTATCTACTTTTTCGCGGTTATTTTGAAAAGAGCTTTGTGGCGATCGCTATTTCGATCGCGATCGCGATTGGTTATGGAGGCATGATCTGGGGAGTATTGCCAACAAGATCGTATATCTCATGGGAGGGGCATTTATTTGGCTTTATTGGTGGCATCCTTGCCGCTAAGCTATTGTCCGCAAGTAAACCCGCCCAATAA